The following are from one region of the Trichoderma breve strain T069 chromosome 5, whole genome shotgun sequence genome:
- a CDS encoding peptidase family m3 domain-containing protein, with protein sequence MGNINILSSSLPQIPPAFDATPLSLIEEAKALIDHTRTVWDEVALNVQPNHATFENTIIPIITDENQKYTRLRILRFYSSTSPCKELRDASNSATSMFNDADVELYSRVDIYHLVSAVLDGIHQERKDLDDESIYYVDKLHRKLRQNRCGITDVGKKKAFERAQKRIQELVTQCTSNFHEDNSGIWLSIKELAGIPERILAQLKQGEGDHEGQVWVKTKVPHPFKIISHAKSEDTRRKVYYTMKNRLPQNIPLFRQLVLCRDEVARLLEYPNYLAYKTADKMARTPEKVITILDEIRHRIHPHAVKAADELLDLKIKDAIARGETAEDQKLFLWDESFYARIQLQKESEIRSTISEYFELYHTLDKLSELLGHIFDTRFELITPEQQSVLGDGKPLVWHNDVLMYAVWDTRKPGEFLGYAYFDLFPREGKYGHGGSYATQWGFTKPDGRRFYPSCALVMNYTKLDSKPVLLSLVDVRKLFHELGHLHHSLCTKVKYATLSYIDRDFVEAPSLMFEQFFWKPDISKTSLTTTLIFLQTTSLRGFRRIRLGRNSYLRS encoded by the coding sequence ATGGGAAACATCAACATTTTGTCTAGTTCTCTTCCACAGATACCACCGGCCTTTGATGCGACACCGTTATCATTaattgaagaagccaaagctcTCATTGACCATACCCGTACTGTCTGGGATGAGGTCGCTCTAAACGTACAACCTAACCATGCGACGTTCGAGAACACCATCATACCTATTATTACCGATGAAAACCAGAAATATACCAGATTGAGAATTCTCAGGTTCTACAGCTCTACATCACCATGCAAAGAGCTACGAGATGCATCTAATTCTGCTACCTCAATGTTCAATGATGCTGATGTGGAATTGTACTCTCGAGTGGACATATATCACCTAGTTAGTGCAGTATTGGATGGCATTCATCAAGAACGGAAAGACTTGGACGATGAGTCTATTTATTACGTCGACAAATTACACCGTAAGCTTAGGCAAAATCGCTGCGGAATTACCGAcgtgggaaaaaagaaagcttTCGAGCGAGCTCAGAAGAGGATTCAAGAGCTAGTAACACAATGCACCTCAAACTTTCATGAAGATAACTCTGGCATCTGGCTTTCCATTAAAGAGCTTGCAGGCATACCCGAAAGGATTCTGGCTCAGCTCAAGCAAGGCGAAGGCGACCATGAGGGCCAAGTCTGGGTGAAGACCAAGGTTCCACATCCGTTCAAGATCATCTCACATGCGAAGTCGGAAGACACTCGCAGAAAAGTGTACTACACGATGAAAAATAGGTTACCACAAAATATACCTTTGTTTCGCCAGCTGGTTCTCTGCCGAGACGAAGTCGCTAGATTATTAGAGTACCCAAACTACTTAGCTTACAAGACAGCTGATAAGATGGCCCGAACACCCGAAAAAGTCATTACTATTCTAGATGAAATTAGACATAGAATTCATCCACACgctgtcaaggccgccgatgAGTTACTggatttaaaaattaaagacGCTATTGCAAGAGGAGAGACTGCAGAGGATCAGAAACTTTTCCTCTGGGATGAAAGCTTTTACGCAAGAATACAACTACAAAAAGAATCAGAAATCCGGTCGACAATATCAGAATATTTCGAACTATATCACACATTGGATAAACTATCAGAGCTTCTCGGACACATATTTGATACTCGGTTTGAGCTCATTACTCCTGAACAGCAGTCTGTGCTAGGAGATGGAAAGCCCCTTGTCTGGCATAACGATGTTTTGATGTACGCTGTTTGGGACACTAGAAAACCAGGCGAATTCCTTGGTTATGCTTATTTCGACCTCTTTCCTCGCGAGGGAAAATATGGACACGGCGGAAGTTATGCGACGCAATGGGGATTTACTAAGCCAGACGGCAGACGGTTCTATCCTTCTTGTGCCCTGGTAATGAACTACACGAAGTTGGACTCAAAGCCAGTTTTGCTAAGCTTAGTGGACGTCCGAAAGCTCTTTCATGAGCTTGGACACCTTCATCATTCGTTATGCACTAAAGTTAAATACGCAACATTATCCTACATTGATAGGGATTTTGTGGAGGCGCCAAGTCTTATGTTTGAACAGTTCTTTTGGAAGCCCGACATATCAAAGACCTCTCTTACCACTACTCTTATCTTTCTCCAGACTACAAGTCTGCGTGGCTTCAGGAGAATAAGACTAGGGAGGAACAGCTACCTGCGCAGCTGA